A single region of the Populus nigra chromosome 2, ddPopNigr1.1, whole genome shotgun sequence genome encodes:
- the LOC133682446 gene encoding LOB domain-containing protein 19, translating into MMSAGANNGSGPCGACKFLRKKCVKGCIFAPYFDPDQGTAHFAAVHKVFGASNASKLLLRIPAHKRLDAVVTLCYEALARVRDPVYGCVGHIFTLQQQVLNLQAELAFIQAHLSTLQRLPQPQPPSQCAQSPSQTTLDSSSEVPSFTKLASSSNISTHFDQLQVQQTSTEMTGFYNP; encoded by the exons ATGATGAGTGCTGGTGCAAATAATGGGAGTGGGCCTTGTGGTGCCTGCAAGTTCCTCAGGAAAAAGTGTGTAAAAGGGTGCATTTTTGCACCGTACTTTGATCCTGATCAAGGGACAGCTCACTTTGCAGCAGTGCACAAGGTCTTTGGTGCTAGCAATGCTTCTAAGCTGCTCTTGCGCATACCTGCTCACAAGCGTCTTGATGCTGTTGTTACTCTTTGTTATGAGGCCTTGGCTAGGGTTAGAGACCCTGTTTATGGTTGTGTGGGTCACATTTTCACTCTCCAACAACag GTATTGAATTTGCAAGCAGAGTTGGCCTTCATTCAAGCCCACCTTTCAACATTGCAGCGCCTCCCTCAACCTCAGCCACCATCTCAGTGTGCTCAAAGCCCCTCTCAAACAACTCTTGATTCATCCTCAGAAGTACCATCGTTCACAAAGCTAGCTTCAAGCTCTAACATATCAACGCATTTTGATCAGTTACAAGTGCAACAAACATCAACAGAAATGACAGGTTTCTATAATCCATAG
- the LOC133682445 gene encoding uncharacterized protein LOC133682445, producing the protein MNPPHKTETDLFHNHHDLVPPLPPPPHQIIIPTPQTQSQPSIQDDLSLPEIVLFCSPSSPDNSPSQSSSDNDDSLSHHQNNLHHNSNRILNPHAPAFINPEPHISTQFYTFNAESHTLMIRCILEQRLATPDEIRAATPCTVLKSWRNVWKDRNEDTAYLTGWKRIQEKLMAHVDSTSGNEFLCFKNNSQQFVSHIDQWQDIVTSFHGDADLKHLGLRETIERIKQVWTVGAKFYGIPESFIRVCVAACPVCSTSEGSNSRNKRRRFEYTESFDVPAKEVPTKLQQLAAKHKVVLCIRQKYIRYKPFMAEVKDYACHRAGEPVAKKSRMLKREPYASKRCGCGFRIRAIVPITNYNEKDKTFVYQEEGMAMFKLYAVHSGHEPGPLDGNARIIHRVVGHKGGFMMDQEMVYGVREDVDSEGFGLLGKDDGEFRLSVLQQVQELRAEIGLLEGRLRKIPSELLGSVAQELYDVVNKVRSIGDESSKTIGLLSHKSHSDDVLVGGNDLAHWTDHHERLYGNGKEAELIEDDEDSFGRTLGDVVPWDQMRAECRSEKDLLSEPSKPEKWLKCSDFDEKSILDCEDTKLTKPMRHDEGIVTDVGLIQVDSFYHENPKWYDSPCGLDTSADCEDSEFRHGEIV; encoded by the coding sequence ATGAATCCTCCTCACAAAACGGAAACTGATCTCTTCCATAACCACCATGACCTGGTCCCGCCactccctcctcctcctcatcagATCATCATCCCAACTCCTCAAACCCAATCACAACCGTCCATTCAAGACGACCTTTCCCTCCCCGAAATCGTCCTCTTCTGTTCCCCTTCCTCCCCCGATAACTCACCGAGTCAATCCTCCTCCGACAACGACGACTCACTCAGTCACCACCAAAACAACCTCCACCACAACTCCAATCGTATCCTCAACCCTCACGCGCCTGCCTTTATTAACCCTGAGCCACACATATCCACACAGTTCTACACGTTCAACGCTGAATCTCACACTCTTATGATCCGTTGCATACTCGAGCAGCGCCTCGCCACTCCCGACGAGATCCGGGCGGCGACGCCGTGCACGGTGTTGAAATCGTGGCGGAATGTCTGGAAAGATAGGAACGAAGACACCGCTTACCTAACGGGATGGAAAAGGATTCAGGAGAAGTTAATGGCGCATGTGGACTCTACATCTGGTAACGAATTTctctgttttaaaaataattcacagCAATTTGTTTCTCATATTGATCAATGGCAAGATATAGTTACTAGTTTCCACGGCGACGCCGATTTAAAACATTTAGGGTTAAGAGAAACAATAGAGAGAATTAAACAAGTTTGGACTGTAGGTGCTAAGTTTTATGGAATACCGGAGAGTTTTATTAGGGTTTGTGTTGCTGCCTGTCCGGTTTGTTCCACGAGCGAGGGTTCTAATTCGCGGAATAAACGTAGGCGTTTTGAGTACACGGAGTCATTTGATGTGCCTGCGAAGGAAGTTCCAACGAAGTTACAGCAATTAGCAGCAAAACATAAGGTTGTGCTTTGTATTAGGCAGAAATATATTAGGTATAAACCGTTTATGGCAGAGGTTAAGGATTATGCCTGCCATAGGGCGGGGGAGCCGGTTGCAAAGAAGTCAAGGATGTTGAAAAGAGAGCCTTATGCGTCAAAGAGGTGTGGGTGTGGGTTTAGGATTAGGGCGATTGTTCCAATTACGAATTATAATGAGAAGGATAAGACGTTTGTGTATCAAGAAGAGGGGATGGCAATGTTTAAGTTGTATGCAGTGCATTCAGGGCATGAACCGGGGCCATTGGATGGGAATGCGAGGATAATACATCGGGTTGTTGGGCATAAAGGTGGGTTTATGATGGATCAAGAAATGGTTTATGGGGTGCGCGAGGATGTGGATAGTGAAGGTTTTGGTTTGTTGGGGAAGGATGATGGGGAATTTCGACTTTCAGTTTTGCAGCAGGTGCAAGAGTTGAGAGCTGAAATTGGGTTATTAGAAGGGAGATTGAGGAAAATCCCGAGTGAATTGTTGGGTTCGGTGGCTCAGGAATTGTATGATGTTGTCAACAAAGTTAGGAGCATAGGGGATGAGAGTTCAAAGACAATAGGGTTGCTTTCGCACAAGTCTCATTCAGATGATGTGTTAGTGGGGGGAAATGATCTGGCTCACTGGACTGATCACCATGAACGGCTATATGGGAATGGCAAGGAGGCAGAATTGATCGAAGACGATGAAGATAGTTTTGGCCGGACACTTGGGGATGTTGTTCCCTGGGACCAGATGAGGGCAGAGTGTAGGAGTGAGAAGGACCTGTTGAGTGAGCCGTCTAAGCCTGAAAAGTGGTTGAAGTGCAGTGATTTTGATGAGAAGAGCATTCTTGACTGTGAAGATACTAAACTAACCAAGCCCATGAGACATGATGAGGGTATAGTGACAGATGTAGGTCTTATACAGGTTGATAGTTTCTACCATGAGAATCCTAAATGGTATGATTCACCTTGTGGGTTGGACACCAGTGCAGATTGTGAGGACAGTGAATTCAGACATGGGGAAATTGTGTAG
- the LOC133682008 gene encoding 65-kDa microtubule-associated protein 4-like, whose translation MYNHSNNSNQFSRIETTCSLLLTELKKIWSEVGEADTERDKLVYEIEQECVEVYRRKVIAANKRRSELQQLIALAESEIENIRSVLGEEPVKSEEEKVRVSLREEHGAIVPRVEEMRNKKEERRKLFVEVVEKLQKVSSEIFGSTEGVIMDATDLSMKKLDGFEKRLLELENNKSNRLKQIVDRVDGLKSICGVLGMDFKQTIHDIHPSLDDSQGVKDLTDDTIKKLTAEIQRLREVKIQRMQKLRVLATTLVELWNLMDTPMEEQRMFDNITSKIAASESEISEPNTLAMDFINHVEEEVSRLEKLKSSKVKELVLKKRLELEEICWKTHLVLEAYTAAKYSTEAVASGVEDPMHLLEEIELDIAMVKEEALSRKDILDKVEKWLTACDEESWLEEYNRDENRYSYGRGAHLTLKRAEKARVMVNKIPAMVEALTSKTMAWEKERGIPFFYDGGRLLSRLEQYSSLKQEKEQERIRQRDQKKFQVQLIAEQEALFGSKPSPSQSGRKPSRTSVGVAINQKLSLGGAMVPNYRSGKTSPFVNPNKKGNVLDRCSYLRYGQHGGFASQSGRRNSEIVGHLGKKRHATSAAKACKNESSLVRKPLSPVSLSMSSRANIVNFMEDQKSSQSGTLKTMPPYNKTPMDTPSKSVNAVDDENRNPNTLPVPVASTPPTTSVPMLTALTPATPCVSCAPKTARKILEQEDHSFEELRAGFVRPRPQS comes from the exons atgtACAATCACAGCAACAACAGCAACCAGTTTTCGCGTATTGAAACAACTTGCAGTTTGTTACTAAcagaattgaagaaaatatggaGTGAAGTAGGAGAGGCGGATACTGAAAGGGATAAATTAGTTTACGAAATTGAACAAGAATGCGTCGAAGTGTACCGGAGAAAAGTGATCGCAGCGAACAAACGCAGATCCGAATTGCAACAATTAATTGCTCTCGCTGAATCGGAAATCGAAAATATCCGCTCAGTTCTTGGTGAAGAACCAGTAAAA aGCGAGGAGGAGAAAGTGAGGGTGAGTTTGAGAGAGGAGCATGGAGCTATTGTGCCGCGAGTCGAGGAAATGAGGaataagaaagaagagagaaggaaatTGTTTGTTGAAGTCGTGGAGAAATTACAGAAGGTTTCGAGTGAGATTTTTGGGTCCACTGAAGGTGTGATCATGGATGCGACTGACTTGTCTATGAAGAAATTAGATGGATTCGAGAAACGCTTACTTGAGCTCGAGAACAAcaag AGCAACCGTCTTAAGCAGATAGTGGACCGTGTGGATGGCCTAAAATCCATATGTGGAGTTCTTGGGATGGATTTTAAACAGACAATACATGATATCCATCCAAGTTTGGATGACAGCCAAGGAGTGAAAGACTTGACCGATGATACCATTAAGAAGTTAACTGCTGAGATACAACGTTTGCGAGAGGTCAAGATTCAGAGAATGCAgaag CTTCGAGTTCTTGCAACTACCCTTGTAGAGCTTTGGAATTTGATGGACACTCCAATGGAGGAGCAAAGGATGTTTGACAATATTACTAGTAAAATTGCTGCTTCAGAATCTGAGATCAGCGAGCCTAATACGCTTGCCATGGACTTTATAAACCAC GTTGAGGAGGAAGTGTCGAGGCTAGAGAAACTCAAATCAAGTAAAGTGAAAGAGCTTGTCCTCAAAAAGAGGTTGGAGCTAGAGGAGATATGCTGGAAAACACACTTGGTCTTGGAAGCATACACTGCTGCAAAGTATTCCACTGAAGCTGTAGCATCTG GGGTTGAAGACCCTATGCATCTATTAGAAGAGATTGAGCTTGATATTGCAATGGTTAAAGAGGAAGCCTTAAGCAGGAAAGATATACTTGACAAGGTGGAGAAGTGGTTGACTGCATGTGATGAAGAGTCTTGGCTTGAGGAGTACAACAGG GATGAAAATCGTTACAGTTACGGAAGAGGAGCACATCTTACCTTGAAACGTGCCGAGAAAGCCCGTGTTATGGTTAACAAAATTCCTG CAATGGTTGAGGCATTGACTTCAAAGACCATGGCTTgggagaaagaaagaggaatTCCATTCTTTTATGATGGT GGACGACTTCTTTCGAGGCTTGAGCAGTACAGCAGTCTAAAGCAAGAGAAGGAGCAAGAAAGAATAAGGCAAAGA gaCCAGAAGAAGTTTCAGGTACAGCTGATTGCTGAGCAGGAAGCACTTTTCGGGTCGAAACCCAGTCCATCACAGAGCGGAAGGAAGCCGTCAAGAACTTCCGTAGGAGTTGCAATTAATCAGAAACTCTCTCTTGGTGGAGCGATGGTTCCAAATTACAGATCTGGAAAAACATCTCCCTTTGTAAATCCAAACAAAAAGGGCAATGTCTTAGATCGATGCAGCTATTTAAGATACGGGCAGCATGGTGGTTTTGCATCTCAGTCTG GTAGGAGAAATTCAGAGATTGTTGGTCATCTAGGAAAGAAGCGCCACGCTACTTCAGCTGCAAAGGCATGCAAAAATGAGTCAAGCTTGGTCCGGAAGCCCCTGTCTCCTGTTTCTCTGTCCATGTCCTCTAGGGCCAACATTGTTAATTTCATGGAGGACCAGAAATCATCACAAAGTGGAACCTTAAAGACAATGCCTCCTTATAACAAGACACCAATGGACACACCTTCAAAATCGGTCAATGCTGTAGATGATGAAAACAGAAACCCGAATACGCTGCCTGTTCCGGTGGCTTCAACTCCTCCAACAACTTCAGTTCCTATGCTGACTGCCTTAACACCAGCCACCCCTTGTGTTTCTTGTGCCCCTAAAACAGCAAGAAAAATCTTGGAACAAGAAGACCACTCGTTCGAAGAGCTTAGAGCTGGTTTTGTCCGTCCCAGACCACAGTCATAG
- the LOC133683194 gene encoding AT-hook motif nuclear-localized protein 1-like, with translation MEGREGLSSGVTVIGAEAPSTYHMAPRTENPGQIVVSPPAVEVPPVGAGLIGGTAEKKKRGRPRKYGPDGAVARALSPMPISASAPHTGGDYSAGKPGKVWPGSYEKKKYKKMGMENLGEWAANSVGTNFTPHVITVNAGEDVTMKVISFSQQGPRAICILSANGVISNVTLRQPDSSGGTLTYEGRFEILSLSGSFMPTEIQGTRSRSGGMSVSLASPDGRVVGGSVAGLLVAASPVQVVVGSFLPGNHQEQKPKKPKIDSIPATFAPAPAIPAPIAEREESAGTPQGQQNSSPFQRENWATMHSMQDVRNSGTDINISLPEG, from the exons ATGGAGGGAAGAGAAGGATTAAGTTCAGGGGTGACAGTGATAGGAGCAGAAGCTCCATCAACCTATCATATGGCGCCAAGGACAGAAAATCCTGGTCAGATTGTAGTGTCACCACCAGCCGTAGAGGTGCCACCAGTTGGTGCAGGATTGATCGGAGGAACtgcagaaaagaagaaaagagggaggCCAAGGAAATATGGACCGGATGGGGCGGTCGCTAGGGCATTATCACCGATGCCAATTTCTGCTTCGGCCCCGCATACTGGTGGAGACTACTCTGCTGGAAAGCCGGGGAAAGTGTGGCCTGGTAGttatgagaaaaagaaatacaagaaaatGGGAATGGAGAATTTAG GTGAATGGGCTGCTAATTCTGTTGGCACAAATTTTACACCCCATGTCATCACTGTTAATGCTGGCGAG GACGTTACCATGAAGGTGATATCATTTTCACAACAAGGGCCTCGTGCCATTTGCATCCTATCAGCTAATGGAGTAATTTCAAACGTCACACTTCGTCAACCTGATTCTTCTGGGGGTACTTTGACATACGAG GGTCGCTTTGAAATACTTTCATTGTCTGGATCATTTATGCCTACCGAGATTCAAGGAACAAGGAGCAGATCAGGAGGGATGAGTGTCTCTTTGGCAAGCCCCGACGGTCGTGTTGTGGGGGGAAGCGTTGCTGGACTTCTAGTCGCTGCTAGTCCTGTGCAG GTTGTGGTAGGCAGTTTCCTGCCAGgaaatcatcaagaacaaaaaccAAAGAAGCCGAAGATTGACTCAATACCAGCAACTTTTGCACCGGCCCCAGCCATACCTGCTCCTATCGCAGAGAGAGAGGAAAGTGCGGGTACACCACAGGGGCAGCAAAATTCCTCTCCCTTCCAAAGAGAAAACTGGGCCACCATGCACTCCATGCAGGATGTGAGAAACTCCGGAactgatatcaacatatcattGCCAGAAGGTTAA